Genomic DNA from Comamonas resistens:
CAGGCGCAGACATTCCTGGGCCGATATGGGGCGGTTGCTCATCAACAGGTACTTGGCCCGGGCAGCGCCGGCTCTGCGGCTCAGATAGTAGGAAGAGCCCAGGTCCGGGCTCAGGCCTATGGCCGAGTAGCCGCCGCGCAGAAAAACCTGGTTGGAGGCCAGCACGATATCGGCACAGAGGCCCAGGCCCAGGCCACCACCGCCCAGCGAGCCCTGAATGGCACTGATGACCGGAACGGGCAAGTTGGCCAGTGTCTGCATGGTGGGGTTGAGCAGGCCCAAAATCTCTGCAATCAGCTGTGGCAGCTGCTCGCGGTTCTGTACAAACTCACGGATGTCGCCGCCCACGCAGAACTGCTTGCCGGAAGCGGAAATCAGCACGGCACCAATATCGGTGCGGTGGGCTTGTTCGACTACAGCAGCCAGGGCGTGAGCCATGGGCGTGCTGATGACATTGCCCTGATCGGGTTGATTGAGCACGATGTGGCCCACGCCGTTGCGAATTTCCCAGAGCACCATTTCAGACATCAGGCGACCTTTCTTTCATGATGGGCCCAGAACGGGGCCCGCAGGCTGGTCTTGAGGATCTTGCCTGCACCCGATAGCGGCATGGCCTCGACAAACGAAACATCACGGGGACATTTGTAGCCGGCAATGCGCTCCTTGCAGAAGTTAATCAGTTCCTGGGCTTCCAGGTTCTGTCCGGGCTTAAGCACGATGAAGACATGGACCTGCTCGCCCCAGTGCTCATGGGGAATGCCTATGACGGCACATGAGGCCACGGCAGGATGGGTGGCAATGACGCTCTCCACCTCGATGCTGTAGACGTTCTCGCCACCGGTGACGATCATGTCCTTGATGCGGTCAACGACAAAGACATAGCCTTCATCGTCCATGCGGCCGCCATCGCCCGTATGCATCCAGCCATCACGGATGGCGGCTGCGGTTTCGGCGGGCTTGTTCCAGTAGCCCAGCATCACGCCGGGGCCCCGAACCACGATTTCACCGACCTCGCCGCGTGGCACCTCCTGCCCTTCGGGGTTGACAATGCGCACCTCGGTGCAGGCGGTGGCGCGTCCGGCGCTGCGGTGGCGGCCCTTGGCCCGGCCTGGTTCGCGGTGCATTTCGGGGGCAAGAATGGTGGCGATGGGCGAGACCTCCGTCATGCCATAGGCCTGCACAAAACCCACATCGGGGATGGCCCGCATGGCCCGGTCCAGCAGGCCCTCGGAAATGGGAGAGGCTCCATAAGCCATCTGACGCAGCGAACTCAGATCGTATTTGTGCAGATCAGGATGGTCCACCAGCATCTGAATCATGGTGGGCACCAGCAGCGTATCGGTCACGCCGGTGCTGGCAATGGCCTGCAGCACCGCGACGGGATCGAAGCGCGGCACCATGACATGGCAGCCGCCGGCAGCAAACAGGGCATTCATGAACGCGCCGTCAGCCAGATGGAACATGGGAGCTGCGTGCAGGCCAATGCTGCCTGCGCGCACGATCTGTGACGACACGCCCGAGATGGCATTGGTATAGAGATTGCGATGGCAGAGCATGACCCCCTTGGGGGAGCCGGTGGTGCCACCGGTGTAGAAGACACCGGCCAGATCGTCGCCGCTGCGCATGGCGTCTTCAACCGGGCTGTTGTCTGCCACCAGTGCTTCGTAGGAAAGCATGTTCTGCGGGGCAGGGCCGTCGCCCAGGTGGATCAGCGTCTGCAGAGAACGGGACAGCTTGAGGATCTCGGGCATCAACGGTGCGAAGCTGTCATCCACCAGCAGAATGCGGGTGTCGCAATCGTCGAGGGAGTAGGCGATTTCGTTGGCGCTCCAGCGGATATTGATGGGATTGACGGCAACGCCTGCCCAGTAGCAGGCCATGTAGTACTCCAGATACCAGTCTGAGTTGAGGCTCAGAATCCCGACCCGGTCGCCGGCCTGGGCGCCCAGTGCCCGCAGCGCGCCGGCGAAACGGGCGACCCGCTCCCCCAGCTGCGCAAAACTGCGTTTGCGGCCGTTGTAGATACTGGCTGTGGCATGGGGCGTCTGCTGCACGGCGCGACGTAGGCTTTGCGTGAGATACATGGCTGGCCTTTCTTGAAACAGAGAAAGCGATCAATGCGAGGCTATTGGGCGAAAAGGCGTCTGGCGATCAGGTCCTTCATGATTTCGTTGGCGCCGCCATAGATCTTCTGGATCCGGGCGTCGGTGTACAGGCGCGCGATGGGGTATTCCTCCATATAGCCGTAGCCGCCGAACAGCTGCAGGCACTCATCCATGACCTTGCACTGCTGCTCGCTGCACCACCACTTGGCCATATAGGCGGCCTCGTTATCCAGCGTGCCGTCAAGCAGGCGCTGTATGCAGTCGTTGACAAAGCTGCGCACCACATGGGCCGTGGTGGCGCATTCGGCCAGCTTGAAGCGCGTGTTCTGGAAGTCTGCAATCGTCTGGCCGAATGCCTTGCGTTGCCGGGTGTAGTCCACGGTCAGTGCGACGGCCATCTCGATGGCTGCAGCGGCACTGACTCCCAGCAGCATGCGCTCATAGGGCAGCTGGCTCATCAGCTGCTTGAAGCCCTGACCTTCGGTGCCGCCCAGCAGGTGGCTGGCGGGTATGCGCAGGTCTTCAAAGAACAGCTCGGCGGTGTCCGAAATATGCTGGCCGATCTTGTCCAGCCTGCGGCCCACGCGAAAGCCGGGCAGGTTTTCCGTCTCCAGCACCACCAGCGATACGCCGCCGCTGCCTGCATCTCCGGTGCGCACGGCCACCACCAGCAAATTGGCGGTGTAGCCATTGGTAATGAAGGTCTTGGAGCCCTTGATGACGTAGTGCTCGCCATCGCGCTGGGCCCGTGTGCGCATGGCCTTGAGGTCGGAGCCCACGCTGGGCTCGGTCATGGCAATACCGGCCAGCAATTCGCCGCTGCAAAGCCTGGGCAACCAGCGCTGCTTCTGTTCCTCGGTTCCGTAGGCCAGCAGATAGTGCGAGGCGATGGTGTGCACGCTGGTGATGGCATGTACCTCGGCCTTGGTCAGCTCTTCCTGCACCACCAACTGGTAGGCCAGATTGCCGCCACCGCCGCCCCATTGTTCGTCCATTTCGGGCAGCAGAAAGCCATGGGCGCCAAAGCCGCGCCAGGTCTCGCGCGGCACATAGCCCTGAGCGCGCCAGGCGGGTACATGGGGTGTCAGTTCGCGCTCTATGTAGCGGCGCACCTGCTCCCGGAAGGCGTCGATCTCGGCATCCATCCAGGCATGCTGAAAGGGTTTGGGCAGCAGCATGTTCAGACCCCGGTCAGGCCGCCGGTACACATCAAGGTCTGGCCGCTGATGTAGTCCGATTCGGGTTGGCAAAAGAGGTAGACCGCACCCGCCGCCTCGTCGGGCGTGCCGGCGCGGCCCAGGGGAATCGTCTGCTCCATGGCGGCCATCAGACCGGGGTTCACGCCCACCTTGATGTCGCGGCCTTCGATGTGGGCCGTCTCGCCATTGGCGGCGGAGTTGGTCAGCCTGGTCTTGATGAGTCCGAAGGCCACGCAGTTCACATTGACGTTCATGCGTCCCCACTCCTTGGCCAGTGTCATGGTCATGCCCGTGATGCCGGCCTTGGCCACGGAGTAGTTGGTCTGGCCCGCATTGCCGAACAGGCCTGCCACCGAGGAGATATTGACCACCTTGCGCATGACGCGCTGGCCGGCTTCCAGCTCGGCCTTGGACAAGGCCTTGATGACGGGCTGGGCCGCACGCAGTATGCGAAACGGGGCTGTCAGATGGCAGTCGAGAATGGCGTACCACTGTTCGTCGCTCATCTTCTGGATGACGTTGTCCCAGGTGTAACCGGCGTTGTTGACGATGATGTCCAGTCCCTGGTATTGCTGGACGGGGGTGCCGACAAAGCGCTCGGCAAAGTCGGTGTGGGTGACATTGCCCACGCAGGCAACGGCCTCGCCGCCCATCTCGCGTATCAGGGCAAGGGTTTCATTGGCGGGTTCCGCATCGAGGTCGTTGATGACCAGGCGTGCGCCTTCGCTGGCCAGCTTGAGGGCGATGCTGCGGCCTATGCCGCGGCCCGAGCCCGAAACCAGGGCTACCTTGCCGTCGAGTTTTCCTGTCATTGCTGTCTCCTTGGACGAATCAATACGTTCTCAGGGCAGGCTGATCCAGGCATCGCCCGCGATCTTGGTCTGGCCATGCTGGTTGCTGCTTTGCACCTCGACGCGGACGCTGCGATCCGCATCGCGTTTTTCCACAACGCGGCCCGAGCACGAGATCGCATTGGCCAGATGGGTAATGCCCTGAAAGCGCACGTCGAAGCGGCGCAGCCTGGATTGCGGCGCCCAGTTGGTCAGCAACCGCCCTAGCCAGGCCATTCCCAGCATGCCGTGGGCAAACACATCGGGCATGCCGGCCTTGCGCGCAAAGTCGGTGTCGATATGAATCGGGTTGTGGTCGCCCGAGGCTCCGGCAAACAAGGCCAGCGTGGTGCGGTTGATCGGGGGCAGGTCGAGAGTGGGCAGTGCATCTCCAACCTGGACCTCGTCGTAGCGAGGGGTGTTCATTGCCAGCCCTTTCTAGTTGCGGACCACGATGACGGAGCGCATTTCTGCCACCAGCTCGTTGTCCTGATTGACGGCGCGCGATGACTTCACAACAAATTCCAGCGCGCCGTTCTTCTTGCTGTAGATGTCATCGATCCTGGACTGCACCGTGATGCGGTCTCCGGCGCAGGCACTCCGGTGATAGCAGAAGCTCTGCTCGCCATGCAGGATCCTGGCGATCGGGATGTTCAGGGTTTGCAGGAGAAGGTCGGACGCGCCGCTGTCCATCTCCGCCGCAAACAAAAAGGTGGGGGGCGCGGGCAGGTCCGGGTAGCCCGCTGCGCGGGCGGCCTCCAGGTCGGTATAGACGGCGTTGTTTTCACCGATGGCCTTGGCAAAGAAGCGCAGGCGGCTACGGTCCAGGCTGAGCTCGGAAGAGGGCAGGGCATGCCCTATCCATTGGGTGTCAATCATCGGCAGCTCCTTCAGACGCGCTCGTAGAGGGTGACCACGCAGGCGCCACCGAGGCCGAGGTTGTGCTGCAGTGCCAGGCGGGCATTGGCAACCTGGCGCTGGTCGGCGCGGCCGCGCAGTTGCTGCACCAGCTCCGTGCACTGGGCAAGGCCGGTGGCGCCCAGAGGGTGTCCCTTGGACAGCAGGCCGCCCGAGGGATTGGTCACAAACTTGCCGCCATAGGTGTTGTCGCCGTCACAGACAAACTTTTCCGCGCCACCCACAGGGCACAGGCCCAGGGCCTCGTAGGTCAGCAATTCGTTTTGCGCAAAGCAGTCATGCAGCTCCACCACGTCCACGTCCTGGGGGCTGATGCCGGCCTGTTCATAGACCTGGCGCGCAGCGTCCTGTGCCATGCTGAAGCCCACCACTTCGCGCATGTCGTGGGCCTCGAAGGTTCTGGGGCTGTCCGTGGTCATGGACTGGGCGCGGATGCGCACGCTGTGGTCCAGGCCATGCTTGAGCGCATAGGCTTCGGACACCAGCAGGGCCGCCGCCGCGCCGCAGGTGGGTGGGCAGGCCATGAGTCGGGTCATCACACCCGGCCACATCAAGGGGGAGGCCATGACTTCTTCCTCCGTCACCTCGGTGCGGAACAGGGCCAGTGGATTGCGCGCCGCATGGCGACTGGCCTTGGCGCGGATCTTGGCAAAGGTGGACAGCTGCGTGCCGTACTGGTCCATATGCGCCTTGCCAGCTCCGCCGAAGTAGCGCAGGGCCAGCGGCACGCCGTTGTCGCCGACCAGAGCATCGGTTTCCGCTTCGAAGCGGTCAAAGGGGCTGGGGCGGTCGCTGAAGACCGAGCCCAGTGCACCAGGGGTCATCTGCTCGAACCCCAGGGCCAGCACGCAGTCTGCGGCGCCGCTGGCCACGGCCTGACGTGCCAGGAACAGTGCGGTGGAGCCGGTGGAGCAGTTGTTGTTGACGTTGATGATGGGAATGCCGGACATGCCCACCTCATACAGCGCTCTCTGCCCGGCGGTGGAGTCGCCGTAGACATAGCCCACATAGGCTTGCTGCACCGCAGCATACGCGAGACCCGCATCCGCCAGCGCCAGGGACGTGGCGCTGGAGCCCATCTGGAAGTAGGGATCACTCTTTCCGGGCTTGGCAAATGGAATCATGCCTACGCCGGCAACAAACACATCGCGACTCATGGGGGCTCCTTGGGAAAGTGGCAAACAGGTGTTGAGCAATGAGAGCCATCGTAGGAATTACCGATGCGCAAACCCATTGCCGAGCGCATCTTTCGTATGTCAAAAGACCTCAAGGTGATCTGTTCATGGCTGCTGCTTCCATCGTTCCTTTCACGATCTCCATGGCGCTGGTGCGGGGTATTGCTGCCGGGGTGAGAAGACGCGGCCATGACTGCGAGGAGCTGCTGCTGCGTGCCGGCATAGCCCCTTTGCTGCTGGCGCAGGACGGCGCCAGAGTCACGGCAGACCAGTATGTGGCGTTGATGTGGCGAGTGGTGGAGATGCTGGGGGATGAGGCCATGTGCCAGTTCTCCAGACCGCTCAAGCGCGGCAGCCTGGAGCTGATTGCGCGTCAGGCCCTGTCAGGGCACGGGATGGAGACCGCGTTGCAGCGCATGTGCCAGGCCCATGTGCTGCTGCAGGATCAGGTGGATGTGCAATTGGTGCGTGATGGTGCGCTGGCGGGCATTGTGCTGCGCCCGGTGGGCGATGAGCCTCTGCCCAATTTCCTCTATGAGTTTTCCTTGCGCGTGCTGTGGCGGCTTACTGCCTGGCTGATGGGCGGTACGCTCAAGGTGCAGCACTTTGACTTTGCCTTCGGTCGGCCTGATTACGCCAACGACTACGGCGATACCTTTCCGGCGCCTTTGCATTTCGGCCTGCCGTTTTCGGCATTCTGGTTTGATGCGC
This window encodes:
- a CDS encoding acyl-CoA dehydrogenase family protein, translating into MLLPKPFQHAWMDAEIDAFREQVRRYIERELTPHVPAWRAQGYVPRETWRGFGAHGFLLPEMDEQWGGGGGNLAYQLVVQEELTKAEVHAITSVHTIASHYLLAYGTEEQKQRWLPRLCSGELLAGIAMTEPSVGSDLKAMRTRAQRDGEHYVIKGSKTFITNGYTANLLVVAVRTGDAGSGGVSLVVLETENLPGFRVGRRLDKIGQHISDTAELFFEDLRIPASHLLGGTEGQGFKQLMSQLPYERMLLGVSAAAAIEMAVALTVDYTRQRKAFGQTIADFQNTRFKLAECATTAHVVRSFVNDCIQRLLDGTLDNEAAYMAKWWCSEQQCKVMDECLQLFGGYGYMEEYPIARLYTDARIQKIYGGANEIMKDLIARRLFAQ
- a CDS encoding AraC family transcriptional regulator, which gives rise to MAAASIVPFTISMALVRGIAAGVRRRGHDCEELLLRAGIAPLLLAQDGARVTADQYVALMWRVVEMLGDEAMCQFSRPLKRGSLELIARQALSGHGMETALQRMCQAHVLLQDQVDVQLVRDGALAGIVLRPVGDEPLPNFLYEFSLRVLWRLTAWLMGGTLKVQHFDFAFGRPDYANDYGDTFPAPLHFGLPFSAFWFDARKLARVCSRDEQALQTFVASWPAAAIMPPRTGEGVDARVHAHLLQSRPQWAGLEATAAELNMSAPTLQRKLAAAGTSFQAIKDELRRDIAVSRLGTSKVSFTELAADLGFADAAAFQRAFKGWTGSSPGLYRARPVEN
- a CDS encoding lipid-transfer protein; this encodes MSRDVFVAGVGMIPFAKPGKSDPYFQMGSSATSLALADAGLAYAAVQQAYVGYVYGDSTAGQRALYEVGMSGIPIINVNNNCSTGSTALFLARQAVASGAADCVLALGFEQMTPGALGSVFSDRPSPFDRFEAETDALVGDNGVPLALRYFGGAGKAHMDQYGTQLSTFAKIRAKASRHAARNPLALFRTEVTEEEVMASPLMWPGVMTRLMACPPTCGAAAALLVSEAYALKHGLDHSVRIRAQSMTTDSPRTFEAHDMREVVGFSMAQDAARQVYEQAGISPQDVDVVELHDCFAQNELLTYEALGLCPVGGAEKFVCDGDNTYGGKFVTNPSGGLLSKGHPLGATGLAQCTELVQQLRGRADQRQVANARLALQHNLGLGGACVVTLYERV
- a CDS encoding enoyl-CoA hydratase/isomerase family protein, which produces MSEMVLWEIRNGVGHIVLNQPDQGNVISTPMAHALAAVVEQAHRTDIGAVLISASGKQFCVGGDIREFVQNREQLPQLIAEILGLLNPTMQTLANLPVPVISAIQGSLGGGGLGLGLCADIVLASNQVFLRGGYSAIGLSPDLGSSYYLSRRAGAARAKYLLMSNRPISAQECLRLGIFDALHEPHELAAQACQLAEELAAGATNSLAHIKKLCDSAHSHDLQQHLQREQQAITDCAIHPNSREGIAAFLEKRQPGFQRN
- a CDS encoding SDR family NAD(P)-dependent oxidoreductase produces the protein MTGKLDGKVALVSGSGRGIGRSIALKLASEGARLVINDLDAEPANETLALIREMGGEAVACVGNVTHTDFAERFVGTPVQQYQGLDIIVNNAGYTWDNVIQKMSDEQWYAILDCHLTAPFRILRAAQPVIKALSKAELEAGQRVMRKVVNISSVAGLFGNAGQTNYSVAKAGITGMTMTLAKEWGRMNVNVNCVAFGLIKTRLTNSAANGETAHIEGRDIKVGVNPGLMAAMEQTIPLGRAGTPDEAAGAVYLFCQPESDYISGQTLMCTGGLTGV
- a CDS encoding MaoC family dehydratase N-terminal domain-containing protein is translated as MIDTQWIGHALPSSELSLDRSRLRFFAKAIGENNAVYTDLEAARAAGYPDLPAPPTFLFAAEMDSGASDLLLQTLNIPIARILHGEQSFCYHRSACAGDRITVQSRIDDIYSKKNGALEFVVKSSRAVNQDNELVAEMRSVIVVRN
- a CDS encoding acyl-CoA synthetase, with product MYLTQSLRRAVQQTPHATASIYNGRKRSFAQLGERVARFAGALRALGAQAGDRVGILSLNSDWYLEYYMACYWAGVAVNPINIRWSANEIAYSLDDCDTRILLVDDSFAPLMPEILKLSRSLQTLIHLGDGPAPQNMLSYEALVADNSPVEDAMRSGDDLAGVFYTGGTTGSPKGVMLCHRNLYTNAISGVSSQIVRAGSIGLHAAPMFHLADGAFMNALFAAGGCHVMVPRFDPVAVLQAIASTGVTDTLLVPTMIQMLVDHPDLHKYDLSSLRQMAYGASPISEGLLDRAMRAIPDVGFVQAYGMTEVSPIATILAPEMHREPGRAKGRHRSAGRATACTEVRIVNPEGQEVPRGEVGEIVVRGPGVMLGYWNKPAETAAAIRDGWMHTGDGGRMDDEGYVFVVDRIKDMIVTGGENVYSIEVESVIATHPAVASCAVIGIPHEHWGEQVHVFIVLKPGQNLEAQELINFCKERIAGYKCPRDVSFVEAMPLSGAGKILKTSLRAPFWAHHERKVA
- a CDS encoding MaoC family dehydratase, translated to MNTPRYDEVQVGDALPTLDLPPINRTTLALFAGASGDHNPIHIDTDFARKAGMPDVFAHGMLGMAWLGRLLTNWAPQSRLRRFDVRFQGITHLANAISCSGRVVEKRDADRSVRVEVQSSNQHGQTKIAGDAWISLP